The Brachyhypopomus gauderio isolate BG-103 chromosome 7, BGAUD_0.2, whole genome shotgun sequence genome has a window encoding:
- the pbx2 gene encoding pre-B-cell leukemia transcription factor 2 isoform X2, with amino-acid sequence MLQQQPPITGNGPNSGRGIGLSAHPGMHPLNSVHPPTQHRPDGDPGLEGTENGHENRRDIGDILQQIMTITDQSLDEAQAKKHALNCHRMKPALFSVLCEIKEKTGLSMRNTQEEEPPDPQLVRLDNMLLAEGVAGPEKGGGAAAAVSAATSSGGMSPDSSLEHSDYKQKLSQIRTIYHTELEKYEQACAEFTTHVMNLLREQSRTRPVSPREIERMVAIIHRKFSSIQTQLKQSTCEAVMILRSRFLDARRKRRNFSKQATEVLNEYFYSHLSNPYPSEEAKEELAKQCGITVSQVSNWFGNKRIRYKKNIGKFQEEANIYAMKTAMGAAQREGSPHTPNSTGSADIFLGAPPVNGEQPGYHMGAQTNGNWQEQNTPPSPPGSDHSDNSD; translated from the exons ATGTTGCAGCAGCAGCCGCCTATTACAGGCAACGGGCCCAACTCAGGCCGGGGGATCGGGTTGAGCGCTCACCCCGGGATGCATCCCCTAAACTCGGTTCACCCTCCAACACAACATCGCCCCGATGGCGACCCGGGCCTCGAAGGAACGGAAAACGGTCACGAAAACCGAAGAGACATTGGGGACATTCTGCAACAAATCATGACCATAACCGACCAAAGTTTGGACGAGGCTCAAGCGAA aaaacatgcCCTGAACTGTCATCGAATGAAACCGGCTCTGTTCAGCGTGCTGTGCGAAATCAAAGAGAAAACCG GTCTGTCTATGCGAAACACCCAGGAGGAGGAGCCACCAGACCCACAGCTCGTGCGGTTGGACAACATGCTTCTGGCTGAAGGCGTGGCAGGCCCAGagaaagggggcggggctgctgCAGCCGTCTCTGCGGCGACCAGCTCGGGCGGCATGTCGCCAGACAGCTCCCTGGAGCACTCTGACTACAAACAGAAGTTGAGCCAGATCCGCACAATCTACCACACCGAGCTGGAGAAATATGAGCAG GCCTGTGCGGAGTTTACAACTCACGTGATGAACCTTCTCCGTGAGCAGTCACGCACGCGGCCCGTGTCCCCACGTGAGATCGAGCGCATGGTAGCCATCATCCACCGCAAGTTCAGCTCCATCCAGACGCAGCTGAAGCAGAGCACGTGCGAGGCCGTCATGATCCTCCGCTCACGCTTCTTGGATGCCCG GCGCAAGAGGCGTAACTTCAGCAAGCAGGCCACGGAGGTTCTGAACGAGTACTTCTACTCGCACCTGTCCAACCCCTACCCCAGCGAGGAGGCCAAGGAGGAGCTGGCCAAGCAGTGTGGCATCACCGTGTCTCAG GTGTCCAATTGGTTCGGCAACAAAAGGATTCGCTACAAGAAGAACATAGGCAAGTTCCAGGAGGAGGCTAACATCTACGCCATGAAGACTGCCATGGGCGCAGCGCAGAGGGAGGGGtctccccacacccccaactCCACCG GGTCAGCAGATATCTTCCTTGGAGCTCCTCCAGTGAACGGAGAACAACCTGGCTACCACATGGGGGCTCAG ACTAATGGGAACTGGCAGGAACAGAAcacgcccccctctccacctgggAGTGATCACTCCGACAACTCTGACTGA
- the pbx2 gene encoding pre-B-cell leukemia transcription factor 2 isoform X3: MKPALFSVLCEIKEKTGLSMRNTQEEEPPDPQLVRLDNMLLAEGVAGPEKGGGAAAAVSAATSSGGMSPDSSLEHSDYKQKLSQIRTIYHTELEKYEQACAEFTTHVMNLLREQSRTRPVSPREIERMVAIIHRKFSSIQTQLKQSTCEAVMILRSRFLDARRKRRNFSKQATEVLNEYFYSHLSNPYPSEEAKEELAKQCGITVSQVSNWFGNKRIRYKKNIGKFQEEANIYAMKTAMGAAQREGSPHTPNSTGSADIFLGAPPVNGEQPGYHMGAQDSQSRFSDRLYSPRESRTNGNWQEQNTPPSPPGSDHSDNSD; the protein is encoded by the exons ATGAAACCGGCTCTGTTCAGCGTGCTGTGCGAAATCAAAGAGAAAACCG GTCTGTCTATGCGAAACACCCAGGAGGAGGAGCCACCAGACCCACAGCTCGTGCGGTTGGACAACATGCTTCTGGCTGAAGGCGTGGCAGGCCCAGagaaagggggcggggctgctgCAGCCGTCTCTGCGGCGACCAGCTCGGGCGGCATGTCGCCAGACAGCTCCCTGGAGCACTCTGACTACAAACAGAAGTTGAGCCAGATCCGCACAATCTACCACACCGAGCTGGAGAAATATGAGCAG GCCTGTGCGGAGTTTACAACTCACGTGATGAACCTTCTCCGTGAGCAGTCACGCACGCGGCCCGTGTCCCCACGTGAGATCGAGCGCATGGTAGCCATCATCCACCGCAAGTTCAGCTCCATCCAGACGCAGCTGAAGCAGAGCACGTGCGAGGCCGTCATGATCCTCCGCTCACGCTTCTTGGATGCCCG GCGCAAGAGGCGTAACTTCAGCAAGCAGGCCACGGAGGTTCTGAACGAGTACTTCTACTCGCACCTGTCCAACCCCTACCCCAGCGAGGAGGCCAAGGAGGAGCTGGCCAAGCAGTGTGGCATCACCGTGTCTCAG GTGTCCAATTGGTTCGGCAACAAAAGGATTCGCTACAAGAAGAACATAGGCAAGTTCCAGGAGGAGGCTAACATCTACGCCATGAAGACTGCCATGGGCGCAGCGCAGAGGGAGGGGtctccccacacccccaactCCACCG GGTCAGCAGATATCTTCCTTGGAGCTCCTCCAGTGAACGGAGAACAACCTGGCTACCACATGGGGGCTCAG gACTCTCAGTCCCGATTTTCGGACAGGCTCTATAGTCCCAGAGAGAGCCGG ACTAATGGGAACTGGCAGGAACAGAAcacgcccccctctccacctgggAGTGATCACTCCGACAACTCTGACTGA
- the gpsm3 gene encoding uncharacterized protein gpsm3 isoform X1, whose protein sequence is MDYVEVKGESPVGEQLEPLLILEEGDKPEEFTNKVQGVLRMRKVREDAGDTDGSLKGAAETEPESEPADGESTCGGSEMNKEEVGGAARRQEEGPEDGAKEEQEMEAVEGPAGRLPEASGVTEAHTGAGAAVSEKAGEDEKETGLQTGTAAKGQPSFLPGTLAPVKLRCRDHLKPEDPLQKAHRMSNDFPDTLYELLCALQEGRRLNDQRCSFQLQGRRRCHSEPATPRHSQKGAGPAVRSLPLCTDRTVLSAGVTEELQEWVTLVFSSMTSLQREEFFELVATSQGRRLDDQRAELQNPPPVLLPPESRRPSFAFKAKGRKSSCKAQVALQAAPQAAPTPPPKEELYNMIVVSQAQGRLEEQRSAAPGPMDDEDFFSLLLKVQGGRLDEQRTELPVALKY, encoded by the exons ATGGACTACGTGGAGGTCAAAGGTGAAAGCCCTGTGGGGGAGCAACTGGAGCCCCTTCTCATTCTTGAGGAGGGGGACAAGCCGGAGGAGTTCACAAACAAAGTCCAGGGAGTGCTGAGGATGAGGAAGGTCAGGGAAGACGCTGGCGACACGGACGGGAGCCTGAAGGGCGCCGCCGAGACAGAACCAGAATCAGAACCAGCAGACGGTGAGAGCACGTGCGGGGGTTCAGAAATGAacaaggaggaggtggggggggcagCCAGGCGGCAGGAGGAAGGGCCAGAGGACGGGGCCAAAGAGGAACAGGAGATGGAGGCCGTGGAGGGCCCTGCAGGACGGCTGCCCGAGGCCTCGGGGGTGACGGAGGCCCACACCGGAGCGGGGGCAGCCGTGTCGGAAAAGGCAGGTGAGGATGAGAAGGAGACCGGTCTGCAGACGGGCACCGCGGCTAAAGGACAGCCGTCCTTCCTTCCTGGCACACTGGCACCAGTCAAACTACGTTGCCGAGACCACCTCAAGCCCGAAGACCCTCTGCAAAAG GCCCACAGGATGTCCAACGACTTCCCCGACACGCTGTACGAGCTACTGTGCGCCCTGCAGGAAGGTCGGCGCCTCAACGACCAGCGCTGCTCCTTCCAGCTGCAGGGACGGAGGAGGTGCCACTCGGAGCCCGCCACCCCCCGCCACAGCCAGAAAGGTGCAGGTCCAGCCGTTCGCTCCCTCCCGCTGTGCACTGACAGGACCGTTTTGTCTGCGGGAGTAACGGAGGAGCTGCAGGAGTGGGTTACAT TGGTGTTCTCCTCCATGACCTCTCTACAGAGGGAGGAGTTCTTCGAGCTGGTGGCCACCTCCCAGGGCCGTCGATTGGACGACCAGCGTGCTGAACTGCAGAACCCGCCCCCGGTGCTCTTGCCTCCAGAGTCCAGACGTCCTTCATTTGCCTTCAAGGCCAAGGGGAGGAAGAGCAGCTGCAAGGCCCAGGTTGCCCTCCAGGCGGCCCCCCAGGCTGCCCCCACGCCTCCACCCAAGGAGGAGCTCTATAACATGATCGTCGTCTCTCAG gcacaggggcGTTTGGAGGAACAGCGCAGTGCAGCGCCGGGTCCCATGGACGATGAAGATTTCTTCTCGCTGTTGCTGAAGGTCCAGGGGGGGCGTTTGGATGAGCAGAGGACCGAGCTCCCCGTGGCACTGAAGTATTGA
- the gpsm3 gene encoding uncharacterized protein gpsm3 isoform X2: protein MDYVEVKGESPVGEQLEPLLILEEGDKPEEFTNKVQGVLRMRKVREDAGDTDGSLKGAAETEPESEPADGESTCGGSEMNKEEVGGAARRQEEGPEDGAKEEQEMEAVEGPAGRLPEASGVTEAHTGAGAAVSEKAGEDEKETGLQTGTAAKGQPSFLPGTLAPVKLRCRDHLKPEDPLQKAHRMSNDFPDTLYELLCALQEGRRLNDQRCSFQLQGRRRCHSEPATPRHSQKVVFSSMTSLQREEFFELVATSQGRRLDDQRAELQNPPPVLLPPESRRPSFAFKAKGRKSSCKAQVALQAAPQAAPTPPPKEELYNMIVVSQAQGRLEEQRSAAPGPMDDEDFFSLLLKVQGGRLDEQRTELPVALKY from the exons ATGGACTACGTGGAGGTCAAAGGTGAAAGCCCTGTGGGGGAGCAACTGGAGCCCCTTCTCATTCTTGAGGAGGGGGACAAGCCGGAGGAGTTCACAAACAAAGTCCAGGGAGTGCTGAGGATGAGGAAGGTCAGGGAAGACGCTGGCGACACGGACGGGAGCCTGAAGGGCGCCGCCGAGACAGAACCAGAATCAGAACCAGCAGACGGTGAGAGCACGTGCGGGGGTTCAGAAATGAacaaggaggaggtggggggggcagCCAGGCGGCAGGAGGAAGGGCCAGAGGACGGGGCCAAAGAGGAACAGGAGATGGAGGCCGTGGAGGGCCCTGCAGGACGGCTGCCCGAGGCCTCGGGGGTGACGGAGGCCCACACCGGAGCGGGGGCAGCCGTGTCGGAAAAGGCAGGTGAGGATGAGAAGGAGACCGGTCTGCAGACGGGCACCGCGGCTAAAGGACAGCCGTCCTTCCTTCCTGGCACACTGGCACCAGTCAAACTACGTTGCCGAGACCACCTCAAGCCCGAAGACCCTCTGCAAAAG GCCCACAGGATGTCCAACGACTTCCCCGACACGCTGTACGAGCTACTGTGCGCCCTGCAGGAAGGTCGGCGCCTCAACGACCAGCGCTGCTCCTTCCAGCTGCAGGGACGGAGGAGGTGCCACTCGGAGCCCGCCACCCCCCGCCACAGCCAGAAAG TGGTGTTCTCCTCCATGACCTCTCTACAGAGGGAGGAGTTCTTCGAGCTGGTGGCCACCTCCCAGGGCCGTCGATTGGACGACCAGCGTGCTGAACTGCAGAACCCGCCCCCGGTGCTCTTGCCTCCAGAGTCCAGACGTCCTTCATTTGCCTTCAAGGCCAAGGGGAGGAAGAGCAGCTGCAAGGCCCAGGTTGCCCTCCAGGCGGCCCCCCAGGCTGCCCCCACGCCTCCACCCAAGGAGGAGCTCTATAACATGATCGTCGTCTCTCAG gcacaggggcGTTTGGAGGAACAGCGCAGTGCAGCGCCGGGTCCCATGGACGATGAAGATTTCTTCTCGCTGTTGCTGAAGGTCCAGGGGGGGCGTTTGGATGAGCAGAGGACCGAGCTCCCCGTGGCACTGAAGTATTGA
- the pbx2 gene encoding pre-B-cell leukemia transcription factor 2 isoform X1, which translates to MLQQQPPITGNGPNSGRGIGLSAHPGMHPLNSVHPPTQHRPDGDPGLEGTENGHENRRDIGDILQQIMTITDQSLDEAQAKKHALNCHRMKPALFSVLCEIKEKTGLSMRNTQEEEPPDPQLVRLDNMLLAEGVAGPEKGGGAAAAVSAATSSGGMSPDSSLEHSDYKQKLSQIRTIYHTELEKYEQACAEFTTHVMNLLREQSRTRPVSPREIERMVAIIHRKFSSIQTQLKQSTCEAVMILRSRFLDARRKRRNFSKQATEVLNEYFYSHLSNPYPSEEAKEELAKQCGITVSQVSNWFGNKRIRYKKNIGKFQEEANIYAMKTAMGAAQREGSPHTPNSTGSADIFLGAPPVNGEQPGYHMGAQDSQSRFSDRLYSPRESRTNGNWQEQNTPPSPPGSDHSDNSD; encoded by the exons ATGTTGCAGCAGCAGCCGCCTATTACAGGCAACGGGCCCAACTCAGGCCGGGGGATCGGGTTGAGCGCTCACCCCGGGATGCATCCCCTAAACTCGGTTCACCCTCCAACACAACATCGCCCCGATGGCGACCCGGGCCTCGAAGGAACGGAAAACGGTCACGAAAACCGAAGAGACATTGGGGACATTCTGCAACAAATCATGACCATAACCGACCAAAGTTTGGACGAGGCTCAAGCGAA aaaacatgcCCTGAACTGTCATCGAATGAAACCGGCTCTGTTCAGCGTGCTGTGCGAAATCAAAGAGAAAACCG GTCTGTCTATGCGAAACACCCAGGAGGAGGAGCCACCAGACCCACAGCTCGTGCGGTTGGACAACATGCTTCTGGCTGAAGGCGTGGCAGGCCCAGagaaagggggcggggctgctgCAGCCGTCTCTGCGGCGACCAGCTCGGGCGGCATGTCGCCAGACAGCTCCCTGGAGCACTCTGACTACAAACAGAAGTTGAGCCAGATCCGCACAATCTACCACACCGAGCTGGAGAAATATGAGCAG GCCTGTGCGGAGTTTACAACTCACGTGATGAACCTTCTCCGTGAGCAGTCACGCACGCGGCCCGTGTCCCCACGTGAGATCGAGCGCATGGTAGCCATCATCCACCGCAAGTTCAGCTCCATCCAGACGCAGCTGAAGCAGAGCACGTGCGAGGCCGTCATGATCCTCCGCTCACGCTTCTTGGATGCCCG GCGCAAGAGGCGTAACTTCAGCAAGCAGGCCACGGAGGTTCTGAACGAGTACTTCTACTCGCACCTGTCCAACCCCTACCCCAGCGAGGAGGCCAAGGAGGAGCTGGCCAAGCAGTGTGGCATCACCGTGTCTCAG GTGTCCAATTGGTTCGGCAACAAAAGGATTCGCTACAAGAAGAACATAGGCAAGTTCCAGGAGGAGGCTAACATCTACGCCATGAAGACTGCCATGGGCGCAGCGCAGAGGGAGGGGtctccccacacccccaactCCACCG GGTCAGCAGATATCTTCCTTGGAGCTCCTCCAGTGAACGGAGAACAACCTGGCTACCACATGGGGGCTCAG gACTCTCAGTCCCGATTTTCGGACAGGCTCTATAGTCCCAGAGAGAGCCGG ACTAATGGGAACTGGCAGGAACAGAAcacgcccccctctccacctgggAGTGATCACTCCGACAACTCTGACTGA